The genomic stretch TTGTATATTTCATGTTTGCTCCTCCCATGAAGCGGTTGCGCGCGGCTTAACTTGCCGCCTTGCGTTCGCGCTGTAGGATCACAGCGAGAATGATGATGACCCCTTGGATCGCACCGTTCAGATAGGGCGAGACAAAGTCGGTCAGATTGAGAATGTTGCCGATCAGGCTGAGGATGAGCACGCCGATAACCGTGCCCCAGACCCGGCCAAAGCCGCCTTTGAGCACAGTGCCGCCAATGATTACGGCTGCGATAGCCTCCAGCTCCCACAACACGCCGGTTGATGCGGAGGCGGAGCCAAGGCGCGGGACGTACATGATCGTGGCGATGCCAACCAGGATCCCCAGGGCGGCATAAGAGATCAGGCGGGTGCGGCGGACATTTACGTTGGAATAATGCGCCACATGCTCGTTTGACCCTGTCGCCGCGCAGTGACGGCCATAGGCGGTGCGGGACATGATGATCTCGCCGATAATCACGACCAAGGCAAAAACGATAATCGGCCAGCTGATCCCGAGAATCCCGTCAAAGTAGACGGGGCGATAAAATGTGCGCAGCCCGAAATCGAGAGACAGCGTGCCCCCGTCCGCCAGCCATGTCACCAGTGAGCGGTAGATGCCCATGGAACCAAGCGTGACGATAAAGGCCTCGATCCCCAGCGTTGTAATCAGGAACCCGTTGAGGAGGCCCGCCAACATGCCCGCGACAATGGCAGTCACCATCCCCAGCAAAATAATCGGTATGCCGACCCCCATACTGGGCAGGGCTGCGTTCATCACCAGGATCATCAGGCCCGCAATAAATGCAGCCATTGAACCCACGGACAGATCCAGCCCGCCTGCGGTGATCACAAAGGTCATTCCCACCGCGATGATCCCGATAAAGGCGGAGCGAGCCAGAACATTGGTGATGTTGGCCGCACTCAGGAAATTAGCGTTGAGCATCGTGCCGATCATCAAAAGCACCAACAAGGCGATGATAGGGCCGAGCACGGACATTGAAGGCATTCGAAATCGCGTGGGGTTTGGTGTGGTTGCATCTGTCATTCTGTATCCTCAAGCCATCTGTGGCGCTTGTTCGGCGGGTAATCCCATCGACAGGCGCACAATCGCAGCTTCGTTTGTTTCATCAGGGGCAAGCGTGCCGCTGACCTCGCCCAAGCGCATCACCATAACCCGATCTGCCAAACCAATAAGTTCGGGCATCTCTGAGGTGATCACGATGATGGAATGGCCGGCACCAGCCAGTTTGTGCAAAAAGGCATAGATTTGTTGCTTTGTACCGATATCGATGCCGCGCGTCGGCTCATCCACGATCAACACGCGGGGCTCGGAGAGCATGACCTTGGCCAGCAGCAGCTTTTGCTGATTGCCGCCGGACATGTTGCCCACCCGCACGTCACGCGAGCCCGCACGAATGTCGAACTCTGCGATGGCGCTCGTCAGGGCGGTTTCTTCGGCGTTGCGGTCAATTAGGAAACCACCGAACTTGTGCAAATTCGCCAAGGTCAGGTTGTCACGCATACCGCGTTCCAACAGCAGTCCGCGCAGTTTGCGATCCTCGGTTAAATAGCATAATCCCGCGCGCTGTGCGTCGGCGGGGCGATTGAACTGGACAACATCGTCAAACAAGGTGATCCGGCTCGCCGTGGCAGGGCGCAAGCCTGCCAGCCCCTCCATCACTTCGGTGCGTCCCGACCCAATGAGCCCCCCGATGCCAAGGATCTCGCCTTTGCGCAGGGTAAAGGACA from Phaeobacter sp. G2 encodes the following:
- a CDS encoding ABC transporter permease → MTDATTPNPTRFRMPSMSVLGPIIALLVLLMIGTMLNANFLSAANITNVLARSAFIGIIAVGMTFVITAGGLDLSVGSMAAFIAGLMILVMNAALPSMGVGIPIILLGMVTAIVAGMLAGLLNGFLITTLGIEAFIVTLGSMGIYRSLVTWLADGGTLSLDFGLRTFYRPVYFDGILGISWPIIVFALVVIIGEIIMSRTAYGRHCAATGSNEHVAHYSNVNVRRTRLISYAALGILVGIATIMYVPRLGSASASTGVLWELEAIAAVIIGGTVLKGGFGRVWGTVIGVLILSLIGNILNLTDFVSPYLNGAIQGVIIILAVILQRERKAAS